From a region of the Phaseolus vulgaris cultivar G19833 chromosome 6, P. vulgaris v2.0, whole genome shotgun sequence genome:
- the LOC137832380 gene encoding cullin-4 yields MSLPTKRSGTAGSSPSPPPPMKKAKSLLLRAPSDDAVLDSSPMPLDDDLPNARAANLSRKKATPPQPAKKLLIKLHKAKPTLPTNFEEDTWAKLKSAICAIFLKQPNSCDLEKLYQAVNDLCLYKMGGNLYQRIEKECESHISAALQSLVGQSPDLVVFLSLVERCWQDLCDQMLMIRGIALYLDRTYVKQTANVRSLWDMGLQLFRKHLSLSPEVEHKTVTGLLRMIESERKGEAVDRTLLNHLLKMFTALGIYAESFEKPFLECTSEFYAAEGVKYMQQSDVPDYLKHVEIRLQEEHERCLIYLDASTRKPLIATAEKQLLERHIPAILDKGFAMLMDGNRIEDLQRMYSLFLRVNALESLRQAISSYIRRTGQGIVMDEEKDKDMVSSLLEFKASLDTTWEESFSKNEAFCNTIKDSFEYLINLRQNRPAELIAKFLDEKLRAGNKGTSEEELEGTLDKVLVLFRFIQGKDVFEAFYKKDLAKRLLLGKSASIDAEKSMISKLKTECGSQFTNKLEGMFKDIELSKEINESFKQSSQARTKLPSGIEMSVHVLTTGYWPTYPPMDVRLPHELNVYQDIFKEFYLSKYSGRRLMWQNSLGHCVLKAEFPKGKKELAVSLFQTVVLMLFNDAEKLSFQDIKDSTSIEDKELRRTLQSLACGKVRVLQKLPKGRDVEDDDSFVFNEGFAAPLYRIKVNAIQLKETVEENTSTTERVFQDRQYQVDAAIVRIMKTRKVLSHTLLITELFQQLKFPIKPADLKKRIESLIDREYLERDKNNPQIYNYLA; encoded by the exons ATGTCTCTCCCCACCAAACGGTCGGGCACCGCTGGTTCCTCCCCGTCGCCGCCACCCCCTATGAAAAAGGCCAAGTCGCTTCTCCTCCGCGCCCCCTCCGACGACGCCGTTTTGGACTCTTCCCCCATGCCTCTCGACGACGATCTCCCCAATGCCCGCGCCGCCAATCTCTCCCGCAAGAAAGCCACCCCGCCCCAGCCCGCCAAGAAGCTCCTCATCAAGCTCCACAAAG CTAAGCCAACATTGCCCACGAATTTTGAGGAGGATACATGGGCAAAACTAAAGTCTGCCATTTGTGCTATATTTTTGAAGCAACCAAACTCTTGTGACTTGGAGAAGCTTTATCAG GCTGTGAATGATCTATGCCTTTATAAAATGGGTGGAAATCTTTATCAAAGAATAGAAAAGGAGTGTGAATCACATATATCTGCAGCGCTGCAGTCTTTGGTTGGCCAAAGCCCAGATTTGGTTGTTTTCCTGTCTCTAGTTGAGAGATGTTGGCAGGATCTTTGTGACCAAATGTTGATGATTCGTGGTATAGCCTTGTATCTGGATAGGACGTATGTGAAACAAACGGCAAATGTCCGGTCATTATGGGACATGGGCTTACAACTTTTCCGCAAACATCTTTCATTGTCTCCTGAAGTAGAACACAAAACTGTTACTGGTCTTCTTCGAATGATTGAAAGTGAAAG AAAAGGTGAAGCAGTGGATAGAACCCTTCTAAACCATCTTTTAAAGATGTTTACTGCTCTGGGAATTTATGCAGAAAGCTTTGAGAAGCCATTCCTTGAATGCACATCTGAATTTTATGCTGCTGAAGGTGTAAAATACATGCAGCAATCAGATGTTCCAGATTATTTGAAGCATGTGGAG ATAAGATTGCAAGAAGAACATGAAAGATGTTTGATCTACTTGGATGCAAGTACTAGGAAGCCATTGATAGCAACAGCAGAAAAACAACTTCTTGAACGTCATATACCTGCCATTCTTGATAAG GGCTTCGCAATGCTTATGGATGGGAATCGTATTGAAGACCTTCAGAGAATGTATTCACTCTTTTTAAGGGTCAATGCCCTTGAGTCACTGAGGCAGGCAATTAGTTCATACATCAGGAGAACTGGTCAGGGCATTGTTATGGACGAGGAGAAAGATAAAGATATGGTTTCATCCCTTTTGGAATTTAAGGCTTCTCTTGACACAACATGGGAAGaaagtttttccaagaatgaAGCATTCTGTAACACCATCAAAGATTCATTTGAGTATCTCATCAATCTTCGTCag AACCGACCTGCCGAGTTGATTGCCAAGTTTTTAGATGAGAAACTCCGTGCAGGTAACAAGGGAACTTCAGAAGAAGAGTTAGAGGGCACACTTGATAAAGTCCTGGTTTTATTCAGGTTCATACAG GGCAAGGATGTGTTTGAGGCATTTTATAAGAAAGATCTTGCAAAAAGACTGCTGTTAGGAAAGAGTGCTTCTATTGATGCCGAGAAATCTATGATCTCCAAG TTGAAGACTGAGTGTGGCAGCCAGTTCACTAACAAACTAGAAGGGATGTTTAAG GACATTGAATTATCAAAAGAAATAAACGAGTCCTTCAAACAGTCATCCCAGGCTAGGACAAAACTCCCATCAGGGATTGAAATGAGTGTTCATGTCTTGACAACTGG GTACTGGCCAACATATCCACCCATGGATGTTAGACTTCCTCATGAATTGAACGTTTACCAG GatattttcaaagagttctatCTAAGCAAATACAGTGGAAGACGCCTGATGTGGCAAAATTCATTAGGTCACTGTGTCTTAAAGGCAGAGTTTCCTAAAGGGAAAAAAGAGCTGGCTGTCTCCCTATTTCAG ACTGTTGTTCTGATGTTATTCAATGATGCTGAGAAACTAAGTTTTCAAGATATAAAGGACTCTACTAGTATTGAGGACAAGGAACTTAGAAGGACTCTGCAATCACTTGCCTGTGGGAAAGTTCGTGTCCTACAAAAG TTGCCAAAGGGTAGAGATGTGGAGGATGATGACTCATTTGTTTTTAATGAAGGATTTGCAGCTCCTCTGTACCGTATAAAG GTGAATGCAATTCAGTTGAAGGAGACGGTGGAGGAGAACACAAGCACCACTGAAAGAGTTTTCCAAGACCGTCAGTATCAG GTTGATGCTGCTATTGTGAGGATAATGAAGACTAGGAAAGTGCTTAGTCATACCCTTCTTATTACCGAACTCTTTCAACAG CTAAAATTTCCAATAAAACCAGCGGACTTGAAGAAAAGGATCGAAAGCCTGATTGACAGGGAGTATCTGGAGAGGGACAAGAACAATCCTCAAATATACAATTATCTGGCATAG
- the LOC137832382 gene encoding outer envelope membrane protein 7, whose translation MGAITSAVIAVVGVILGWITIEIACKPCLEKGRQAIDRSLNPDFDPDEDEDTAIRAPLNPPAVASSATVKAV comes from the coding sequence ATGGGTGCGATAACGAGCGCGGTGATAGCAGTGGTGGGAGTGATTTTGGGGTGGATCACAATAGAGATAGCGTGTAAACCTTGTCTTGAAAAGGGTCGCCAAGCCATCGATCGAAGTCTCAATCCAGATTTCGATCCCGACGAAGATGAAGACACCGCCATTCGCGCCCCCCTTAATCCCCCCGCCGTTGCTTCCTCCGCCACCGTCAAAGCCGTTTGA